A window of Garra rufa chromosome 6, GarRuf1.0, whole genome shotgun sequence genomic DNA:
aaaaatgatgcgctttctgtcgtcttgttcttgaacaggagtgcttaacaaaaataaagctaaatgcatgcctcacagacatgataaacatatctatagaaagttttaaattattacttaacgaaataaaacaaatcgaaaacaaaaacttgtttaatatgtaatccttaaccataaatttctctctcaaggcgcgtccaaaaatgagattgcaggatctttgcgacattgactcacattgaatacactttattaattaataattcagatatgtccttactctttccccgacacatttatttatttttgccggtattttgttaagttttagcctactgcgtgcgattgaacgcggatctcttccagttgcgccatccgagccgttatcgaaagtaaaagcgaaagtcttgtgttgtttccaccagcgctacattattgatggatgtctaaaatataaaaaataaggagtagcctaaaacaggcccgatgcgggccctgacataatatgaaaatgtgaaaattatgtatcctgttatttatattttggtatgcattttagaaaaaaaaaatggttaggattcagatgttgcaaatagtgattaatcatgattaatcgactgaaaagtctgattaatctgattaaaaattttaatcatttgacagccctagtaaatataaatattaaaatcatgcatattttttttttttattcatcatgcATGCACTCACTAAGCATTCAGTATACTTGTTAATAAATATTTACTAgtcaaaagtaaaaatattttgtcatgttttatgttgaaaacagttgagtgtcttttttttttttttttcaagttccttaagttcagaagaacattcaTCTGAAATggaactcttttgtaacattataaatgtctttaacacTTGatacatttaaagcatccttgctaaaaaaaattaatttcaaaaGATCGGAAATTAATATGTCTTTgttgtactttgggtcaaataaatgcaggcttcatgAGCAGAATTGACTTTAGAAAACATAAAAACATCTTATTTAAAAACTTTGACTGGTGgtgtttttatttatcaaatgtgtattttatttgtaaaattcatactattttaaaatttagttttttgaaaattattaaaaacacTAAGCATTTGATACCAATAAGTAACTTAAACAAATGAGGAGTGGGAAAAATCCTCTGAGTGTAGAATGTTTGTGCATTTTGTTAAACAAGGTTTTTGCATGTAGAAATGCGAAACTGAAATCAGTTTTCAATAATGCCTTCAGTGATGTGTCTGATCTCTTGTCTCTCTTCAGGCGCAGTGAAGTGATTGTGGCTGAACTCTGGTCCGTCCTGCTCCTTCCCTCCATCCTCTCACTCTCCTCTGACAAAAGGACTTCTGCTCTTCCTGTTTAGTTTTCTTTCTCATGTCCAGCTGAAAAGCTCTGTGACTCTCTCTCCTCTGAAGCCGGATTTCTGTCTTTACGAAACGGCACGGTTTCCGCAGACGCTCTTGTTTCTCCTCCTGGATCCACAAACACCAATAGACTGAACTCAAACTCTGCCTTCCCCTCCACAAACGCTTCGTCCCTCCTCTTCCTTGCGGCAGTATGACTCGTGACCAGGAAACACAAGGGAATGTTTCTTCTGCTAACTTCCTCACATGAGCGTGCACTTCCTGTTTttgcattaattttttttttttttttgaagaaacagGTCCATTTAGAGAATCTTCAGGTGTTAATAACTACTGTGTTTCAAACTCAATGAGTAACCAtgtctctttttatttttaatgcttttttgcTTTTAGTCCTTTTTAATTTGATCTTGAGCTGGAACATTCCCACTGTTTAACGTGTTCACTTGTTTCTTTCTATTCAttagtgagcttttttttttttttttaatgtgattcATTTTTCTCCTGTGATATCAAATGGGGTTTCAGTCTGTCTGAGAGTGtgtctcgtgtgtgtgtgtgcgtatgtgagAGAGTGTGTTCAGGTACTGAAACTCAACCCATGTGTTGCTCCTCACTCTGTGAAATGAGGGTTTCTTTTGTTTTTTCCCACCCCAAGTTATTGGAAGTCATgatgttataaatatataaattgtaagctttttttttactgcttgtttttaaaaactacaaaataaacattacaaaatccTCATCTGATCACATGACCACTGTTCAGTCTGAAAGTGTTTTTGTTGATAGTCTAGTGTTTTGACATGCAATGGTTAACATTACTGTTGCTCGTTGTTTTGGTTGGTGACTAGAAGAGCTGCCCAAACATTTTACTACAAAGAGCCAAAAAACAAGTTTTGTAGGCTAAAAATAAAGTATCTAGTTATATTTAGGTTCACGCTATTGTAATTCTTAGGCTGGTcacggatcagcgatctccatgtaaaactgatcgtacagaccaaaccataagttgtagagacttgaaacttggaggggtGGTACTCACACCGCCAACAATTTCACCAAGGCTCGacccaatcggcctgatgggggcgctacagtgatcacAAATACAAAATTGTTTATAACTCCGAAACTGTCAGTTGCAGGCTCAATCTTTTCGGGTATTTTGGATCTAGTTTTGTCGCCAAGCCAGTGAAGAAAAAATTAATAGGAAGCGATTACTGAGGTTCCAACACTTTAAAGCATTTAAGCACATGGAAAAAAGGCATGTAGTATTGCAAATGCAGGTAATTTGgcatagaaatattttgtaacgtttttgactgttatagcaccagctgttgGTCTGAGCTCCTTCAAACTTTGCATgattgtttagaatcacctgtcgcatgagctaaccaggttttgtgaagttttgagttttcctttagccTTTGTAGGactttgggtaaatttggactgGCCCATTTTCTTAACAACccagttatagcttcccaaagggcaaacttaaacatttttttgataattattgacaagATTGATAATTGTACTGCAATGggggtttttttttcttccccagATCGAggtaaaaaaaactgcaaaagtaAACTAGTCCTAGGCTTTTTATTCTTTAGTTTTTAACTAATTTGACAGcagttctagaggcaaagttgtctagAATGGTGAGTTCTGTCAtataatatgtgactctggaccacaaaaccagtcttaagtcgctggggtatatttgtggcaatagccaaaaatacattgtatgggtcaaaattatagatttttcttttatgccaaaaatcattaagtaaagatcatgttccatgaagattttttgtaaaattcctactgtaaaccaatcaaaatgtaatttttgattagtaatattcattgctaagaacttaatttggacaactttaaatgtgattttttttgcatcctcagactccagattttcaaatagatgtatctcggccaaatattgtcccatcataacaaaccaaacatcaatagaaagcttatttgagctttcatatgatgtatacatctcagttttgtaaaatttaaccttatgactggttttgtggtccagggtcacatatgaatacTACATGTGCAAAAATGCACAATCATTTACACcattgaaaaatgcaatatcacCCCCAGTGGCAGATTTCTtacaaatttctcacagaccttcaGGGCTGCAAACAGTTTTGTTCCAATCGgcctaataggtgctcaaagttcatcaGCCAATGGTGGCCATGATTTTTTTTTGAGTGTCCTTAAAAACACTTGTATCAAAATGATACCGGGGTGTTTTTGTGAATGATAACTCTCCTTAAAGGCATGAGAAaggttttaacttttatttagatCACAGCTGGAAATTCAAGCGCACCGACATCGCAGAAATGGCGTGTGTCAAATTAGTACCTCAGCAAAACCTTTTGGAGATAAACTCTTTACAGGACCATATTAACAGCAATGAAAGAATATGCAAAAAAAAGTTCTGTTAGAACATGCTGATGGTTTGCAAAACACTTGATTGgcattaaataaaatgttcacgATGGACTACCAAATTGcctattttcaattttttttttccaattctcAATTAGTATTTACAAAATAGtcactgtaattaaaaaaaattgcaattttaatGGCAGTACAAGTACTACCATGATGTTTGAcctcttttttttaaagcaaaagcaTTTTTCCTATATGCCTATTATTTCGAGTTGACATGGCATTAAAGATACTATCAGCTCTTAGTGTACTCTTTACtgaagcaagaaaaaaaaaaaaatctgaaagtgAAATCGCACTGATGTGCGATCTACTTTGATCTAGTCACCAAAAAGCACAACATtctttaacaaaaaatacattaaaaaggtCTTTCCAAAACTGACAACATCACAAAACGCACAGGGTAGAGTTCACAGTTCAGAATGAATCTCAAGAGGaaagatataaaattacaaaacatcCCTGTTGAAGTGTGCAGCTCTCACACTTTGCTTCGATGAACCTCTGGTTTCCCTGCTCTTGTGGCTTTGGTTCAGTCGGTGCTGGTTTGTCAGTAGTCCGTGCGGGAGGTCCTACTCCTTCAGACCCCAAACCTACAGATAAACCACTTCAGACCTGAACTGTTGATCAAATTAAAATGCCTTATAGCTCCATAAACAAACCTGTTTCTTCATTTGCCCTCCCAGGCATCTTCACGCTGCTTTGCAGCCAAACGCTTTTGTTCTGATGAGAAAACGGATCAAATAAATCCCTGTTTATACCAGTCTAGCAATATAAGAGCTTAAGAATAATATGTTACCTTTGGCCTGCCGTAGTTTGTTCCTCTCTGCCTCTCGCTCTTCTCTGGTCTGGTTACTCTTCACGCCCAGAGCACCAATCACCAGGCGGCGTGCCAGAGCCGCACTCGTCTGAGGACGCTCTTTAGCCGGCAGCAGATAATCTACACAGAGAAAATTAAGTTTggagaaatttttttttaatatagccGCAAGCAGTGATTACTGGGGATCAAGTGCTTTAACCCTtgtgtttccaaaaaaaaaaaaaaatgacacataggtgcaaaatggacaaaaatgtccatgttcaAAAACTgttataaaaatatgatttattaatattttttccactttcactgatgtcgattttttaaccagcatctgttttATGCATTGATagcaaacattcattcattttcataatTGTaagcctttaaatgctggtttatttGCATAGTGCCACAGGTgtgtttttatgaaaaaaatgaaaatttccatTTAATAaatgctgagcagaatttttttctttgcttgttAGATtcgtgggtgtgtcagtgaagaacaacaacattcattttgaggcatttatatttttatgtagtgttagtttaaaaaaaaaaatgtatatgccaaatttgaaaaaatggcgcaatctagaaaaaaaaatggtaaaaatttaaaatttgaagccttgccgatagaatgaatgcctattagcaaatattgcatcagtttatagtcaaatggccctgggttaaaaaattgcatttttgtccttaaggtcctgagtgtgagtactttttgtgtgtttaaaaagaaacacctgagccaaaatgtatgcagttggcattaacacaggtacacttataacaaaaaacaaaactgaaatggacaaaaatgtctatAAGGTCGCACAAGAGTTAAGGCATTTAGGCACACATGAAAAAAGATGAAAAATGTCAAATactttagcaagcctgtaaccacctaaatcactgatttaaaataaatatgtgaccctggaccacaaaaccagtcttaagtcgctggggtttgtttgtagcaatagccaaaaatacactgcatgggtcaaaatctttgatttttcttttatgccaataatcattaagaaattaagtaaagttcatgttccatgaagattttttgtaaaattcctactgtaaacatatcaaaatgtaatttttgatttgtaatatgcattgttaagaacctaatttggacaactttaaaggtgattttctcagtctgtttgatttttttgcatcctcagatttctgatttcaaatagatgtatctcagccaaatattgtccgatcctaacaaaccatacatcaatagaaagcttatttattgagctttcatatgatgtataaatctcagttttgtcaaatttaaccttataactggttttgtggtccagggtcacatttttggccaaatccaggtaatttaccatagaaatatgaagTTTATTAATGTCTATGACTGTTATAGtcccagctgtggtccgatctccctaaaactttgcttGTTTacaatcacctgtcgcatgtgctcactgGGTTTCAATAAGTTTTGagtttcatttaggctttataggcttttgaatTTATTTGGACAGGCCCGTTTcctaaacgaccccgttatagaTTCCTAAAGGGTCAAAGTTGTTCGGAATGAAGAGGTccatcatatgatatgaatattgtgcagatgtgaaaaaaaaaaaaaaaaaaaaaacgcactatATAAAATCGCCCTCAAAAAATGAGATAGcgccccccagtggccgatttctttaaaatttctcacagacctttagggccgcgAGTCAAACTTGCCCACCAAGTTTCCTTCTCATCGGCCTCggttaaccatgtctaataggtactcaaacttcatcagccattggcagccatgttttttgagataagcaaatgtccttatagacatttGTGGCACATTGGACTAATTTTGATGGGACAAATGGTTGGGTAGTTTTGGCCGTTAAGTTTTTTTCCTCTCTTATAGCACCTCCAAGTGGCTAAGCTCCGCAAcatttttcatgtgacctcagattcagctcttacacaCATATTCTGAGTCTGGCAAAGAAATCTTAttacattcaaaagttatagacGTTTTAGTCAAACGTTTTGGAGTCCCTTTGCGATGAAAAGTCTAAAGTTCAACAGTTTTTgatcactctccagagaatcttcctacGCTGGTTTCTGATTGggtaaaaaacctaggactagttcacaataatacttttttcaaaaaaaactaaatacctGAAAATTTTACTTTAGCTTGCAACGAACCATTTAGGAGTTAAAagcaatttcatacttttgatctcTGTAGCGCCCtcgtcaggccaattggggtgagcattggtgacattgtagacggtgtgagtactaccatccctccaagtttcaagtctgtGCAACTTACGGATTGGTCTGCCCAAACAGTTTTAAATGTAGATTGCTGAtctttggccattctaacaattacaatagggtttcagcatcaTGCTATAATAAGCCTGGATTTCAGAATTAATTTGTGATGGATGCACAAAACAGCCTTAAAATAGATAAAACATGAGTATTTAAGAGAGACAAGACATACCAGAGCAGCTGCGCGCTTTGGCTTTAATGGTGTTTGATGATTTGGAGAGAGGCCTGACCTTAATCATGGGGTTCTTCATCCTCAGAGCATCACGAGCTACACAAACACACAGGTATGTACAAGAAAAGGACCAGGTTTCTCATTTTGGTTGATGTAAACATCTTAAAAATAGACATTTCTACTCTTCAAACTCTTCGTTTTCTTTTTCACAGAGCTGAGACAATTTCAGGTCCTCAAACACATCACTTAAGTTAAAACATCACGCTATTTTTCTCCAGGTCAACCAGCAATTGATTCCAGAGATCTTATAGGCATCATACAGCCATTACAACATCTGGAAAACACTGACCTGCGATTGGACTGGAGAACAAACCGAGGGCATGCGTGTCGTCAATCCACTTGATGTCAAACCCTTTCTGCCTGAAAACACACATATgattatttcaataatttaacatagcatttttacagttttcagATGTCAGTTCTTAGTTACATAAGATGTATGTAAACAGGTCAGATTTTatttatacactatcagtcaaaagttaaGACAATTTTggtgaaaggttttgatccactttaaatgttgactactgtatatattatataaatatatatatactaccattTTTTTCTGTTggctttctcaaaaaaaaaaaaaaaacattaaaaaagcaaATATTATTGAATAGTGTACTATATGAGCTGGAAGCAATGGTTGCAAGTTAAAACACATTAATAATTGGTTTGTTTCTGACAAATACAGCTTTTTTCCCACTGGTGAGcacgtgatgtaatgctaaatttttcGAAATGTGTTccgatgaagaaaaaaaaaaaaaactcctaatCAACTTGGAAAGTAAATTTtcatcaaactttcatttttgagtaaacagTCCCTTTAATTTAATCGCAACCTTTGATTTGCTAAGACACGCCACTATTTCAACCCTTATTTGGTTTGATTTAATCACttattagcttttcatcaacCCCCATTTGGGAAGCTGTAGACGCACTGGAACGAGCTGAAGGTTCTGATCAAGTCCTCTGTCTTGAACTCAGACGGGAATTCGTAAATCTCGATGATGTGTGATAGCTCATCGTCCCGAAGCTCCACATCCTCTTCCATTTCCGGCGTCCAATTATAGTAGTCGAAGCGTGGATCCTGTATAGACGACTTCTTGCTGCCCTCGTTAAGAGACATCTGAAACAGGAAGAGAACTAAAACCTGAGCACAAACCCTGGCTAATGCATCTCAGTTCATTATGTCATCcttaaagttcacttccagaacaaagatttacagataatatactcctttgtcatctaagatgttcatgtctttctttcttcagtcgttttttgaggacttcaatggtgcccctgagttcaaacttccaaaatgcagtttcaatgcaccttcaaagggctctaaacgatcccaggcatggaataagggtcttatctagcaaaaaatcacagcagaagtaccgacccagtgttaacaaagtgaagttgaaagagaaaatgagatgatttTTTTGGACA
This region includes:
- the r3hcc1l gene encoding coiled-coil domain-containing protein R3HCC1L, translating into METEAAHPAEGPKTAAPPRTKKPTMEIYVPKKRQAEKVEKPQAGGDKKSRPRPRYADKPRKNKKDKAKATEIPNGEVKQDDGGREEGDKENLNMHTEKEEDSRDDTGNVSRTMNAPEDTGSALEHDGVPKEEEEDDEGENWDSLFNDDGDCLDPHLMEEMSLNEGSKKSSIQDPRFDYYNWTPEMEEDVELRDDELSHIIEIYEFPSEFKTEDLIRTFSSFQQKGFDIKWIDDTHALGLFSSPIAARDALRMKNPMIKVRPLSKSSNTIKAKARSCSDYLLPAKERPQTSAALARRLVIGALGVKSNQTREEREAERNKLRQAKEQKRLAAKQREDAWEGK